Sequence from the Papaver somniferum cultivar HN1 unplaced genomic scaffold, ASM357369v1 unplaced-scaffold_150, whole genome shotgun sequence genome:
GAACACTCAACAGAAATCATAGTTCAGCTTCCATCGAGAAAATTTAACAGAAGTACTAGGCACGAAAATGAGGCTAATTTTAGGCTTTCACAGAGGTAATGTACCTTTCGAGGAGCACTTCAGTTGCATGCTGAAGTGATTCATGAGAGCCTGTGTGATTTTTCCACCAATTTCTAGGCCATTCATCCAGCGTGAAACTCTCTGCAATGTGCCATAACGATTATCCAATATTAAAAATTAATGGAATTTAAAGAGGAAACTAAAAGCTTCCATCgactaaaacaacaaaaacaatgtCTCTGGTAGAATGTCCTCCTTGTAGTCCAATAATCAGTACCAAATCTTCATAAGCATAAGAGTTATGATAGTGAAAACATAACCGTGACATAATTTAAGCGTGAGTGAGTGATATCATACCTCGGATGCTCCCTCACTTTCTGTCGACTCCCCAAGAGTTCCATCATAAGTTTTAGGTGTTTCTGTAGTTTCGTTATCAATGTCTACTTCCAAGCTGCAATCAGAATATTCTAAAATGCTGCAAGTCCTGCAATCCCACTCTGCAACCAAACACATCGGGCTCTGTTGAGGAACTTGCAAGTAGCTCATGAAAGCTTGTTCTGTTGGACACTTTGAAACCGTAATTCCATCATTGGGCACCACTGAGACACTGTAGATGTCTTGGTCCTGCAACCATACGATATACTTAATGCTCAATTATAGTCCCACAAGTTACAATTTACCCAACTCAAGGTTGAATTGCTTGTCATACACAATTGAACTAATAGATCGTGAAACTACAAGCATATAATCAAAATTCGGTATTGTTTTTGAATGGGCCATTTTCATGTTACCCCGTATTTCACCTCCATCACAGTCATGGATAAGATACAGTGATACACGCAATAACGGTTCGCAACAGAAAATGAAAGTAGAATGTTCAAATGTTCTTCACCCCACTACCCACATTCTAAGTACACCAAACTAAACAAGGTAATTGAAACTAACTAGATCTAGCACAATACTACAATCAGGATGAACTTACATGAGAACTAGTGTTCAACATCACCGCGGGGAAAGAAGAATTTTCAAGAACAGGTAATACATCTGAAAACAAACCAAGAAAACATATCAAAGCCCCATCCACTATTACTGAAAATTGGTAACAGATGTTTTAGAAGTTCATCATTACCTATACAGTAATGTCGATTATCCTCATCAAGACTGGGATTCACCATTTGAAAGCATGAAGAATCATTATTTCCATCCATAATTCCTTCCAAGTATGCTTTCCCCTGCAATAATATTTCAATGATACAtcattttcaaaaaacaaaaattcaaaattctCTCAAACCCATTCTTAATTCTCCCATTAATTGCTCAAACCTTGCAAAAATTTGATCTTTAagctcaaaaaaaaagaaaaaaaaagaaaaacttcaaaaaaaaagaaaattgtacAAAAAGCAGAAAAACACTTAAAGATTGAAATGAAACCCCTTTGCATTACAGAATTAAGAGTAAAAAAGATGAAATTGAGTAAGAAATCTCACTTATTTACTGAGACTAACCGCCATTACAATGTCTGTGAGGTCCTGAGGAGTGAGGACAAGGTTAATTGTAGAGACAGAAAGTAAGGGTTTGGTAAGAAATGCAGGGTTTTTATTAATAGTGTATTATTATTCTACATGTGAATGAGTAAGATCCAAGAAAAATCTGTGAATAAGTAGAAGCAACAGAGAAGATTTCATTGAAATTTTTGATTTCTatatagaaaaaggaaagaaagagaTGAAATATTGAGTTGGGGTCACGGACTCACGAGTGGAGTCTTCTGTTTGAAGTGGCGCGTTATaactgaggatgatgatgaaacaTACTACAGTCGCAGCACAACTCAAGTGATAATGACAACAATAACCATGGACAAGATCGATTATGACAAATCACTTTTACACCATATgaataaatataataataatGCCACTTGGTAgttggtggtgttgctgg
This genomic interval carries:
- the LOC113336166 gene encoding uncharacterized protein LOC113336166, which encodes MDGNNDSSCFQMVNPSLDEDNRHYCIDVLPVLENSSFPAVMLNTSSHDQDIYSVSVVPNDGITVSKCPTEQAFMSYLQVPQQSPMCLVAEWDCRTCSILEYSDCSLEVDIDNETTETPKTYDGTLGESTESEGASERVSRWMNGLEIGGKITQALMNHFSMQLKCSSKDKSNQERGPDTPNNRCGRYKRSASFNSRRVAFLFSTLSSIGTIVLIYLTLRVKLINDALIHE